GATGCTCTCCTATCTCGGCAACCGTGTGAAGGCGTTCGTGTGCGCCCTCGGACCCCTGGACGACGTCGCCCTGGCGATCGCCGCGGGCGCGATGAAGGCGGGGTTGACGGTCCTGTCCGACCAACCCGTGCCGGAAATCCCGGCGGAGCGAACGGCCTCTTTTACGGGAACGCGAAGCTGCTTGCGGTCCAGGCGCTGGCGGTGGCTGCCGTGCTGATCTACTCCTTTGTCATGAGCTACGGACTTCTCAAGGCTCTCGACAAGGTCATGGGGCTTCGCGTCTCGCGGGAAGACGAAATGATGGGGCTGGACCTCTCGGAGCACGGGGAGGCCGGGTACAACTGGTAGCCCGGCAAGGAGCTTCGGGAGAAAGGAACGCGGATCCTCCAGGGGTGATGGGGCCGACCTCACCTGCCGGAGGGGGAGGGCGCCGGTGCTCAGCGCCCTCCGGTCTTCCCGTTCCCGGGAACCGTCATGAAAGCAGGAATCCGACCTTCCACCCCTCAAGGCGAAACCTTTCCCGGCGCGTGAAGTATCATAGGAGTCGCTGAGGAAAGGGGAAGATCATGCCGAAAAGGATCCTGTTCCTGATGGCCCACCCCGACGACGAGACGTTCGGTCCCGGCGGGACGATCGCGAGGTATGCCCGTTCGGGGGTGGAAGTCGGCCTGGGGACGGCGACCCGGGGAGAGGCCGGGATGCTCGGCGATCCCCCGGTAACCGACCGGGAACATCTCGGGGAGGTGCGCGCCCGGGAGCTGATGTCGGCAGCGGAGATCCTGGGGATCTCCAGCGTCCACTTCCTCGGGTTCCTCGACGGGCAGCTGGCGATCGTGCCCCGGGAACAGCTGGTGGAGCGCGCCGTCGAACTGGTCCGACGGTTGCGCCCCCACGTCCTTGTCGGGTTCGGCCCCGAGGGGGTGTCGGGCCACGCGGACCACAAGGTCATGTGCGAAGTGGCCTTGTCCGCCTTCGACCGCTCCGCCGATCCGACGTGGTATCCCGGCGGTGGCGACCCCGCCTGGGCCCCCCTCAAGTTGTATCAATTCGAGATCGCTCGGGAGCTCCTCGCCGGGTGGGATGCCCCCCTCGCCGGCGTTCCCCGGGCGAAGCTCACCGCCTTCATCGACACCACGGAGCAGGTGGAAACGAAGATCCGCGCCTTCCATTGCCACAAGACACAGGAGAAGGACACCCGGCGGATCCTCGAGCGTCCCGGCTACCGGATCTTCGCGCGGCAGGAAACGTACGTCCTTGCCAGGACGCGGCTATCCGGGCTACCCTTCCCGGAGGACGACCTGCTGGCAGGGATTCAGGACGAGTGAAACGCGGGGGGCGGCACGGTGGACGTAGGGATCTTCGGGAACACGGGATCGGGGAAGAGCACGCTGTTCCGTTCCCTTTCGGGCGCAGCCCCGGTGAGCGCCCAGGGGAAAAGCGCGGGGGTGTGCGCCATCAAGGTCCCGGACGAGCGGGTCGACCGGATGGCGGAGATCTTCCACCCGAAGAAGGTCACCTACATATCG
This region of Candidatus Deferrimicrobium sp. genomic DNA includes:
- a CDS encoding PIG-L deacetylase family protein, producing the protein MPKRILFLMAHPDDETFGPGGTIARYARSGVEVGLGTATRGEAGMLGDPPVTDREHLGEVRARELMSAAEILGISSVHFLGFLDGQLAIVPREQLVERAVELVRRLRPHVLVGFGPEGVSGHADHKVMCEVALSAFDRSADPTWYPGGGDPAWAPLKLYQFEIARELLAGWDAPLAGVPRAKLTAFIDTTEQVETKIRAFHCHKTQEKDTRRILERPGYRIFARQETYVLARTRLSGLPFPEDDLLAGIQDE